GAGCGTTTCGCGGCCGTTTTTAACCGTTACGACATCATGGCCCCAGGCATCGGCAAGGATTCCTACGGCGACTCGTTGATTGATGGCGTTGTCTTCCGCAAGAAGGATGCGAAGCGGGGTGAAATTGGCGTCTTCGGCGCTTCGATCATAAAGAGGGCGCCATTCGATTCTCTCCTCCGATTGTTGAAAGAGGGCGAGGATGGCGTTGTACAGTTCGGATTGTTTGACGGGCTTGAGAAGAACGGAGGACACGCCGAACTGGCGGCATTTTTCGTCGTCGAGAAACAGGCTCGTGGAGGAGAGCATCAAGATCAAAACGTTATTCCATTGCGGATGGGAGCGGATTTTTTCCGCCAGGCCGAATCCATCCATCACTGGCATATTGAAATCCGTTATGATCAATGGAAACGGCTGGTGGAGAGCATCCGCTTTTTCCATTTCCATCAAAGCGAAAAAAGCATCCTCGGCCAGAGTGGGCTTCATTCCCCACCCTTCCGCCATTTCTTTAAGAATTATGCGGTTGGTTGCGTTGTCGTCCACGATGAGAACGGAGAGATTTTGCAAGTCGAAGCGCGAAGGCAAAAGCGGGGGCTGGACATTCGCCGACAATCCGAATTGAGCTGTGAAGTGAAATACGCTGCCGGGGTATTCGCTGGAAATCCGTTTGAGGGGATTGGGGCTTTCCACCCAGAGCTGCCCGTTCATTTTATGCGTCAGTTGCATGGAGATCGCCAGGCCCAATCCCGTGCCGCCATATTTGCGGGTGGTGGAGCTGTCCGCCTGTTCGAACGCTTTGAAAATGGCTTCGCGCCGTTCCGGGGGAACGCCGATGCCGGTATCGCAAATTTTGAAGTGGAGACGGACATGATCGATCGCCGATTCCTCGACTTCCACCAGAATCAGCACCTCGCCGGCTTCGGTGAATTTGATGGCGTTCCCCGCTAGGTTGATGACGATCTGACGCAGGCGGACGGGATCGCCGACCAAGGCATTGGGCGCGTCGGAAGCAATATGGCATAACAACTCGAGGTCCTTCTCGTGGGCGCGGACGGCCAACGTACGGGCGGTATCGTGCATCATATCCCGCAATTCGAATTCGATGGGATGAATTTCGAATTTTCCCGCCTCGATTTTGGAAAAATCCAAAATGTCGTTAATGATCTGAAGCAAAGAATCCGCCGAATCTTTGACGTAGATTAAATTCTCCCGTTGTTTGGGAGTGAGATTCGTGTGGAGAGTTAAATCCGTCAAGCCGATAATCCCATTCATGGGCGTTCGGATTTCATGGCTCATGTTGGCGAGAAATTCGCTTTTGGCGCGATTGGCTTTTTCTGCGGCTTCTTTGGCTTGGCGGATTTCCACTTCCGCCCGTTTTTGTTCCTCGATGGATATCATCAATTCGTCGTTGACTCGGGAGAGTTCCGCCGTCCGTTCTTTGACTCGTTTATCTAATTCCGAGGCCAGGGCGGATAAATCGAAATTGATTTTATAAAAACGAATTCCCAGATAGATGGAAGCGGCGACGATAACGAATATCGTCAACAAGGAATTGTGGAACGTCGCCTTTTTCATATTGAAGATGGCGGCTTCCGTTCTTTTTTCGGAATTCTTCAAGGCTTCTTTGGAGAAGCGAAAATAGGTAACGCCCCCGATCTCTCCCTTTTTCCAATCGGTATGGCAGCGGATGCAGTCTTCGACTACCATTTGAGGTTGATAGATTTCGAAGGCATCGTTGGTATAGCGAAGAAGCATGTCGGGACGATGGAACAATTGTTCTTTGAGTTCTTGAGGAAGGCGGCTGCTAATATAATAAGGATCCGAGGAATGGGTTGCGATTCCTTTTCGATCGTAGAGGGAGAACTCAAGCAATCCTTCGATTTTCTTTTGCGCTTCCAAGAGACGGGCGAACTTGGCCATTTCCCCGCGTTCGAGGGAACCCGCCGTGGCGCGCTCAACGGAGAGAAAGATATTTCTGGCGTTATTTTCTTCCCGCTTTCGCAGCTCCTCGCTATTGGTTTCTCCGAATGCCGTGATTTGACGGATCACGCTTTGGTAGAAGAGAATTTGCGAAACCGCTACAATTCCGATCAATCCCAACAGAAGCGTTAAGATGAGACCGGTGGCGTTCTTCATGGGTTGTTATTCCTTGGAAAAGATAGGAGTTCTCGCTGCCTTGGCGAGAATATAATATAGATTAAGGGAAATTGGCAGGTTTTAGTCTTGAATTTCGCCACAAAAAAAGTTCGCGCCTTTTCCGCTTCAATGCCATAATCCATGACGAACGATATGCACGATATCTTGTTTATATAAGGTATAGCGAAAGAATCGTCGTACGCCGCGATTCAAAAAAACTATCCGCCACTTGTCCACAATATTAATAGTGTTATACTGAGAAGATGAAGAAAGGTGGGGAGATTCCCCGCCTTTTTTACGTCAACAGCCTTTGGTTTCCCATTGACCGCGAGAAAAAGAACGCTTTGACCTGTGACGGGAATCCAGGGCGCGTAACGTTCGTTTTCATGGAGTTTAGCTAATGTCCAAAGAGGTCCTCGATATTCTGAACCGCATCGGCCTGGAGCGGAATATCCCCATCGAAACGCTGTACGATGCGTTGGAAGCCGCCCTGATATCGGCATCGAAAAAAATGCTGCCGCCGGACGTGGATGTCGTGGAAGCGGAACTCGACCGGGAAACGGGAGAATTCCGCATCTACGCCAACATGGAAGTGGTGGAGGTGGTCGAGGATGAAAATATGGAGATTTCCCTGGAGGAGGCGCGGCAGTACGTAGACGACGTACAACCCGGGGAAGAACTGGTCATCGACGTTACGCCCGACGATTTCGGCCGCATCGCGGCGCAAAGCGCGAAGCAAGTGATTACCCAGCGCATTCGCGAGGCGGAGCGCGAAGTCATATACGATAAATATAAAAACCGGGCGGGCGACTTGGTTGTCGGAACGGTGCAGCGATACGAAAAAGGCAACGTCATCGTCGATCTAGGCAATGCGGAGGCGGTGTTGTCTCCCAAGGATCATCCCCCCGGAGAACGCTACCGCTACGGAGACCGCGTCAAAGCCATCATTACGGAAATCAGGAAATCCTCCAAGGATGCGCAAATTGTTCTCTCGCGCAATACTCCCGCCCTAGTAGTAAAACTCTTCGAACAGGAAGTGGCGGAAATCCGCGACGGCGTGGTCAGCATCCGGTTGGTGGCGCGGGAAGCGGGCAAGCGCAGCAAAATCGCGGTGCTTTCTTCCGACAACGACGTGGATCCCGTGGGCGCCTGCGTGGGCATGAAAGGCTCGCGCGTGCAGATGGTGGTTCAGGAATTGCGGGGAGAGCGGATCGACATTATCGAATACAGCGACGACAAAAAACGATTCGTCGCCAATTCCCTCAAGCCGGCCAATATCGAGAGCGTGGAATTGGACGACAAGAACAACCGCGCCCTCCTAGTTGTACGGGACGACGAACTTGCCCTAGCGATCGGGAAAAACGGCCTGAACGCCAAACTTGCGTCGGAATTGACGGGCGTGGAGATCGATATCGTTTCCGAATCGCAGATTGAGGAAAGGGAAGCGGAAGCTAAGCGCTGCCTCCTGGCCATCCCCTCGATCAACGATAATTTGCTGGACGCCTTGCTGACGCGAGACATCTTCAATTTCGAAGATATTCTCAAGGCGGGCGTCGAGGGATTGACCAGAGTAGATGGAATCGATAAAAAAATGGCGGAAGTCATTCTGGCGGAAACCAAGAAACGGATCGAAGAAAAAGAAAACGCTCCCCAGAAAAAGGAAGCTGTCTCTTCCAAGGAGGAAAAAACTGGCGAAGCGGAACCGAAACGCGAAGCGATCGCCGAGACGAAGGAATCGGAGGCGGACCAACCAAGGCAAGAAGCGTCCGATGCAATCCTTGAGGAAAAAGACAAAGCAAGTCCAGCCGTGGAATTAGCCGAGAATTCCGCCCCGCAGGAGGATGAAATCATCAACCAGGATAACCAATAAACTGGCGTTTCCGCATAGATTCTTTGAGAGAGAAAACGCGGCGCATTTTCGTCTTGCGGAAAAAGACGAACGAAGTCGCGGGAGATTCATAAAATCGATAGTATGAGAATCAATCAAATCGCACAAAAATTCGGTCTCAAAAACAAGGATATTCTCGATTACCTTGATTCGATCGGCGTTTCGGGGAAGAGCCATAGTTCTGCCCTGGATGAAGGCACGATGGAACTTCTTTTGCAACATTTCGGCAAATTGGAAAAAGAAGACGAACCTGCTCCCAAGACCGATAGCAAATTCGCCAAAATTCGCCGCCCGAAAGGCTGGAAGCCTTCTCCCGAAAAAATGCATGAGGAGGAAGAAGCCGTTCGTCCGGCGCCTTCCCCCGTCGTCGAAGCGGCCGGCGAACCGCTCAAAGAATCTCGCGCCGTTCCAACCGTAGAAGCGGAGGTTCCACCGGCTCCCCCGAAGCCCCCGGCTCCGCTATATCCGTCGAGACCCGAACCGAGAATCGGTTTGACGGCGGCGGGAAAGATAAAAGAAGATTTGGAAGAAAAAGCCGCCGCAAGAGGCGATCGGCGGCGTCCGAAGCCATCCCAGAAAAAGCCTAAGCCTAAATCCGTCCGGCTGGAACCCCAAAAAGAACCGAAAGGCGAACCTGAGATTATTATCGAAACACCCGAAATCGACATCAGCGTCATGGATACGGCGCTCCTTGAGAAACCTCTCGAAATTATCGTTGAAAAAGAGAAGGAAATTGCCGTTAAGCATGACCAGGACGAGGCGATCCGGCGCGAGATTCAAAAACTCAAAGCCAAGCAAAAACGCCAAGCGGAAGTGGAAGTCAAAAAGCCCGAGGCGGTTATACGGCCCGAACGGAGAAGAGAGGTTGTCGCCAAGGGAAGAGGCAAGCGGGCCTGGAAGCGGGAAAAACGCGAACGGCGCGAAATGCAAATGGCGGCGGAAGAGACGCGCCTGCAACGGGACAGCACGATTTTGAAAGTGCATGACGCCACGACGGTAGCCGATATCGCCGACGGGCTGCATATTCCCGTCAACGAACTCATTCAAAAACTTATCTCGCTGGGCGTGATGGCGTCGATCAATCAGCGCCTCGACGCGGAAACGGTTCAGATCGTGGCGGACGATTACGGCTTCCGAGTCGAGCAGATCGATATGTTCGACAATGAAATCTTTACGGAAACGTGGGAAGACGACGCCGACGAATCGCGGGCTATTCCCCGCCCGCCCGTTGTTACGATTATGGGCCACGTCGATCACGGCAAAACGAAACTGCTGGACGCCGTGCGCAGCACGGACGTCGTTTCCCAGGAAGCGGGAGGCATTACGCAGCACATCGGCGCCTATTACGTCAAAACGGCGGGCGGCGATATCGTATTCCTGGATACGCCTGGCCACGAAGCTTTTACGACCATGCGCGCGCGAGGCGCAATGGTGACGGATATCGTCGTTTTGGTCGTATCCGCAGCGGACGGCGTGATGCCGCAAACAAAAGAAGCGATCGCTCACGCCAAGGCGGCGGACGTTCCAATGATCGTTGCTATTAACAAAATCGATCTGGACAGCGCCAATCCTGAACGAGTCAAGCAGCAATTGGCGGAACAAGGATTGGTAGCGGAAGATTGGGGCGGCAACACCGTCATGGTTCCCATATCCGCTAAGCAAAAAATCGGCATCGACGCTCTTTTGGAAAGCATCCTGCTGCAGGCGGAACTGTTGGAATTACATGCAGATCCTCAATGCCGCGTACGGGGGACAATTATAGAAAGCCGTCTGGAACAAGGCCGCGGTCCCGTCGCCACCGTTTTGGTTGAACAAGGAACGCTGCGGATCGGCGAACCTTTCGTAACGGGCGTTTATTCCGGGCGAGTGCGGGCAATGCTTAACGATCGAGGAGAGACGATTCAGGAAGCAGGTCCTTCCTGGCCGGTAGAAATTCTCGGCATCGAGGACGTCCCCAGCGCGGGAGACCCATTCATCGTCGTCAAGGACGACAATCAGGCTAAGCAATTGAGCGCCAAACTGCGGCTGATTCAGCGCGAACGCGAATTGCGGCGGACGCGCCACGTTACGCTGGAAGACCTGCACATGCAGATTGAAGAGGGCGAGATCAAGGAACTGCGCATCATCGTCAAAGGCGACGTGCAAGGCTCCGTCGGCGCGGTTTGCGACAACCTCAACAAGATCGAAAGCGAAAAAGTTCGCATCGATATTTTGCACAGCGGCGTCGGCTCGATTGCGGAATCCGACGTCATGCTCGCTTCGGCCTCCAACGCCGTCATCATCGGCTTCAATGTGCGGCCGCATCCGCAAGTCGCCGAACTGGCCAAACGGGAGCATGTCGATCTTCGCACCTATCGCATCATTTACGACGCCATCTCCGATATCAAGAACGCCATGACGGGCATGTTGGACAAAACGTTCAAGGAAAAGATACTCGGACGCGGCGAAATCCGCGAAGTTTTTCGTCTTTCGCGAGGGATCAGCATCGCCGGATCGTTCGTTCAGGACGGCCATTTGCAGCGCAACGCGCCGGTGCGGCTGCTGCGCGATTCCGTCGTGATTCATGAAGGAAAATTGTCCTCGTTGAAGCGGTTCAAGGACGACGTCCGCGAAGTCCCGTCCGGCTATGAATGCGGCATTGGATTGGAGAAATGGAACGATATCCGCGTCGGGGACGTTGTGGAATGCTACGAGTTGGAAGAGGTAGCGCCTACCCTGTAGCCGGCGGCAAACGCTCCCCGCGTCGATTTCCTGGAGCGTAGAGATAATGATCGTTGGAGTGTTGGAGGTCTCGCTGCATATACCGCAGTCCCGCTCCCTGAAAGACAAAAGACAAGCCGTCCGGAGCCTGAAAGACCGCATCCGCCGGAAATTCAACGTTTCTCTCGCCGAAACCGACGGACAAAATACCTGGCAAACATGCGTGCTCGCTATGTCGATGGCGGCGTCTCAGCGAGCGGCCATCGAAAGAGAATTCAACCATATCTTGGAACTGATCGAAACGGAACCCGCCATCGTCTTAACGGATCATTGGATCGATTATCTTTGAGGAAACAAGGCTGTAAAGGGCGAATTCAACCGTCTTTTGATTCGCGCCACGGCGTCTTTCGTCTTTTTCGCCAATGAGTTTCTCGACATCCGCATCTGCTGTAACGAATTGAGACGGCGAAGGATCATGACGCAAAAAAAGAATTATCGCATCGCGCAAGTGAACAGGCTCCTGCAAGAAGAGATTGCGGATATCCTGCTCACGGAAATCGACGACGAACGGCTCAAGCAAATAACGCTCACCGAGGTGCGCGCCGCAAAAGACTTGAGTCACGCCATCGTATTCATCACTCTGCATAAAAGCGGCGGACGGGAAGAATTGCTGGAAGCCGTCCATCGCGCCTCCGGCGCGATTCGAAAACTGCTGAATTCGCGAATCCGTTTGAAGCGCATTCCGGAATTGGATTTTCGCTATGACGATTCGCTCGACCGAGCCGAAAGAATTACGCGAATTTTAGACCGCCTTCACGTTGAAATCCAAGACGATATCGATTCCGAGTAGAGAGCGCCGATAACCATGGATGGAGTCCTTAATATCAATAAACCCGCTGGGCTAACGTCGCACGACGTAGTGGATCGCATTCGGCGGGCGGCCAAGATGAAAAAAGTGGGACATACCGGCACCTTGGACCCCATGGCGACCGGCGTTTTGCCTCTCTGTCTGGGCAAGGCGACGAAAATCGTGCAATTTCTCATCGCACAGGATAAGGAATACGCCGTCACGATGACGCTGGGAATCGTTACCGACAGCCAGGATACGACGGGGCAAATCGTGGAGGAAGTCCCGGTTCCCACGCTGGACGAAGCGAAAATTCAGGAAATCTTCCAACGCTATACGGGCGAATCGATGCAAACCCCTCCGATGATTTCCGCGAAGCACCATAAAGGGAAAAGACTTTATCAATTGGCGCGGCAAGGCGTGGAAGTCGAGCGCGAACCTTGCAAAATTACCATATACGATTTAACATTATTGAATATGCGTTTGCCCGAAATCGAGTTCCGGGTGATCTGCAGCAAGGGAACGTACATCCGGACATTGTGCCACGATCTAGGCGAAGCGCTGGGAAGCGGCGCCGCAATGTCCGGCCTCGTCCGAGTCCGATGCGGCGTTTTTCATCTCGACGGCGCTGTGGACTTGGATGGCCTTCAATCCCCCGATGACGTAGCGAAGCGCTTGGTTGGATTGAATGACGCTTTGGGATCGATGCCTTCCGTCTCCGTCGGTTCGGAAGGAAAGGCTTCGCTCCATTGCGGGCGTTCGCTCACAGGCGGCTCTATCACTCGGCGCAGCGGGGATTTCGATTCCGGATCGCTAGTCAGGGTGACGACTCGCGACGGTTCGCTCATCGGAGTAGGTAAAGCGCTTATGAATTCCAGGCAGGTCGACGATCTCGCCGGGAATCTAAACGTTATTCAGCCGGTGAAAGTATTATTATAAAGGTTCCTGCATCGTCGCAGCCGCGGCGCAGCGGGAGCTTCGCTCGCTCCAAAACCGGATTGGGATTGGGGCGGTTGGAAAAAAATATACCTTATTTAGAATAACAAAAAAACTCCTGGAGGGAGGTGAAAGCCTTGTCCATCACCAACGATCGTAAACAAGAGCTAATCGGCGAATACAAAATTCATGAATCGGATACGGGTTCGCCGGAGGTGCAGATCGCTATTCTTTCGGAAAAAATCCGCAATCTGACCGAACATTTTAAGCTGCACAAGAAAGATCATCATTCCCGAAGGGGATTATTGATGATGGTAAGCCGCCGGCGGCGTTTGTTGGATTACCTCAAACGGACGGAGATTAACCGTTATCGGCAATTGATCGAAAGGTTAGGCCTTCGCCGTTAGCCGCTTTTTTTGCCCTGCGTTGTGAAAGTATGCGGTACGAGGCATGAGATTTGATTATGGATAATCCGTTCCGCCACCCCGATTAGGAGGTTGAAGGTTCCGGGAAACCTTCCACCCCCTAGTCTGGGTGATGCCGGAATCGAATTACTCTCATCCTTATACCGCTTTTTTCATTTTCCGTAATGATTCGGTTTACCGGATATTTGGGGATCGAATCGTCTCGCCTCGGAACGAATAACCGCTTTTGCAATCGCTGGGTTTCGTATAGCGCCTCCGCCTATGGCGCGCTCGGTGGGCGTATCAATGCGCCTAGGGAAATGAGCCTTCTTCAGAATCTCGAGCGAATAGGCGAATCCGGCTCATTTTCCGCATCAAGAAAGGAAAACCCAGATGAATCAGATTACCACATTAACCCGAACCGTCGCCGGAAAAGAAATGACGCTGGAAAACGGGCGCATCGCCCGTCAGGCGGGCGGTTCCGTAACCTGCCGCGTCGGCGATACGATGGTTTTCGCCGCCGCGACGATGGCCCCCCCTATGCGGGAAGGCCTTGACTTTTTCCCGTTGACCGTCGATTACCGCGAAAGCCGGTACGCCGCAGGGAAATTCCCCGGCGGTTTTTTCAAACGAGAAGGCCGCCCTTCCGAAAGAGAGACGCTGATATCCCGTTGCATCGACCGTCCCATCCGTCCGCTATTTCCCGAAGGTTTCAATAGCGAAGTGCAAGTGCTCTTGAACGTCATCTCCTTCGATACGGAAAACGAGGCGGATATTTGCGCCATGATCGCCGCTTTTGCGGCGTTGGAAATTTCGGACATCCCCTTCTCGGGAGGCATCGGCGCCGTGCGCATCGGATGCTGCGACAGCCAATTGATCGTCAATCCGACGATGAAGCAAATCGCCGACGGCTCCATGAATCTCACCATCGCTGGGACGCGCCATTCCATCGTCATGGTGGAAGGCGGCGCGGCGGAAGTTTCTGAAGAGACGTTGCTGGAAGCCTTCGATCTGGCTCAATCCGCTTTGCGGGAGTTAATCGACGCCATCGACGAATTCCGCCGAATGTGCGGCAAAACGAAGATAGAATTTCTGACGCCGGAAAAAAACGCCGCTCTTCAAGCGCGAGTGGCGGAATTGGCCGCCGAGCGCATCAAGGAAGCCAACATCATTCCGGACAAACACGAACGGCAAGCGGCGTTGGACGACGTGTTGCAGGACATTACGGATCGCATTTTGGCGGAAAAAGAGGTGGAACGCCAAACCGCCATTCAGCGGGGAGAAATCTCCGTCGCCGATCCCGAAGCTTTGCTGATCTACAAAAAAAGAATCGCTGAAATCTCTGTGGAAATCGCCGCCTTCATGCACGACTTGGAAAAAGAGATCGTGCGGCGCCGCATTCTGGACGAAGGATTGCGCAGCGATAGCCGCCGTCCCAACGAAATCCGTCCGATAACCTGCGAGTTGGGCGTTATCCCCCGCGCGCACGGTTCCGCGCTATTTACGCGGGGACAAACGCAAGCGCTGGTTTCCACGACGCTGGGAACGATATCCGACGAACAGAAAATCGACGGTTTGACGGAAGATTATTTCAAGAAGTTCATGCTGCATTACAACTTTCCGCCGTACAGCGTCGGCGAAGTGCGTCCCTTGCGCAGTCCAGGCCGCCGGGAAGTCGGCCACGGCGCTTTGGCGGAGCGTTCGTTGACGAGGATGATCCCCGAACAAGAGGCGTTTCCCTATACAATCCGCGTCGTCTCCGAGATTCTCGAATCCAATGGATCGTCGTCGATGGCCAGCGTATGCGGCGGGACGCTTTCCCTAATGGATGCGGGCGTTCCCATCAAGTCGCCCGTTGCGGGCATAGCGATGGGCTTGGTGAAAGAGGGCGACCGTTACGCCATCCTATCGGATATCCTGGGCGTCGAAGATCACCTTGGCGATATGGATTTTAAAGTGACGGGAACGCGCCAGGGCATTACGGCGTTTCAGATGGATTTGAAAATCGAAGGCGTTTCCCGCTCTATCATGGCGGAAGCTTTGGAACAGGCGCGGCAGGGACGCATTCATATTTTGGGCATTATGGAACAGGCGATCGCCTCTCCCCGCGAGCGCCTAAGCCCCTACGCGCCGCGCATCCAGATTATGACGATTCCCGTGGATAAGATACGAGACGTAATCGGTCCCGGCGGCAAGATGATCCGCAAGATCATCAGCGAAACCGGCGCTAAAATAGATATCGACGACGACGGCCGCGTCGTTATCGCCTCGATGGACGAAGTGGCGGGAAACAAAGCCAAAGAGTGGATCGATTATCTGACGGAAGAAGTGGAAATCGGTAAAATCTACAAAGGCAAAGTAACGCGCATCGTCAACTTCGGCGCTTTCGTGGAAGTACTGCCTGGCCAGGAAGGCTTGGTTCATATTTCCGAAATCGGCGAACATCGCATCAACCGGGTGGAAGATGTGCTCAATGAAGGCGACGAAACGGAAGTGAAAGTGATCGAGATCGACGATTTCGGACGCATCAACTTGAGCAAGAGGCAAGCCGATATGGAACTGGGACGCATTCCCATGAGCAGCGGCAAAGACCGGGGCGACCGGGGCGGACGCAGCGGCGGCGG
This Candidatus Omnitrophota bacterium DNA region includes the following protein-coding sequences:
- the truB gene encoding tRNA pseudouridine(55) synthase TruB — protein: MDGVLNINKPAGLTSHDVVDRIRRAAKMKKVGHTGTLDPMATGVLPLCLGKATKIVQFLIAQDKEYAVTMTLGIVTDSQDTTGQIVEEVPVPTLDEAKIQEIFQRYTGESMQTPPMISAKHHKGKRLYQLARQGVEVEREPCKITIYDLTLLNMRLPEIEFRVICSKGTYIRTLCHDLGEALGSGAAMSGLVRVRCGVFHLDGAVDLDGLQSPDDVAKRLVGLNDALGSMPSVSVGSEGKASLHCGRSLTGGSITRRSGDFDSGSLVRVTTRDGSLIGVGKALMNSRQVDDLAGNLNVIQPVKVLL
- the infB gene encoding translation initiation factor IF-2, producing the protein MRINQIAQKFGLKNKDILDYLDSIGVSGKSHSSALDEGTMELLLQHFGKLEKEDEPAPKTDSKFAKIRRPKGWKPSPEKMHEEEEAVRPAPSPVVEAAGEPLKESRAVPTVEAEVPPAPPKPPAPLYPSRPEPRIGLTAAGKIKEDLEEKAAARGDRRRPKPSQKKPKPKSVRLEPQKEPKGEPEIIIETPEIDISVMDTALLEKPLEIIVEKEKEIAVKHDQDEAIRREIQKLKAKQKRQAEVEVKKPEAVIRPERRREVVAKGRGKRAWKREKRERREMQMAAEETRLQRDSTILKVHDATTVADIADGLHIPVNELIQKLISLGVMASINQRLDAETVQIVADDYGFRVEQIDMFDNEIFTETWEDDADESRAIPRPPVVTIMGHVDHGKTKLLDAVRSTDVVSQEAGGITQHIGAYYVKTAGGDIVFLDTPGHEAFTTMRARGAMVTDIVVLVVSAADGVMPQTKEAIAHAKAADVPMIVAINKIDLDSANPERVKQQLAEQGLVAEDWGGNTVMVPISAKQKIGIDALLESILLQAELLELHADPQCRVRGTIIESRLEQGRGPVATVLVEQGTLRIGEPFVTGVYSGRVRAMLNDRGETIQEAGPSWPVEILGIEDVPSAGDPFIVVKDDNQAKQLSAKLRLIQRERELRRTRHVTLEDLHMQIEEGEIKELRIIVKGDVQGSVGAVCDNLNKIESEKVRIDILHSGVGSIAESDVMLASASNAVIIGFNVRPHPQVAELAKREHVDLRTYRIIYDAISDIKNAMTGMLDKTFKEKILGRGEIREVFRLSRGISIAGSFVQDGHLQRNAPVRLLRDSVVIHEGKLSSLKRFKDDVREVPSGYECGIGLEKWNDIRVGDVVECYELEEVAPTL
- a CDS encoding DUF503 domain-containing protein, whose product is MIVGVLEVSLHIPQSRSLKDKRQAVRSLKDRIRRKFNVSLAETDGQNTWQTCVLAMSMAASQRAAIEREFNHILELIETEPAIVLTDHWIDYL
- the rpsO gene encoding 30S ribosomal protein S15 gives rise to the protein MSITNDRKQELIGEYKIHESDTGSPEVQIAILSEKIRNLTEHFKLHKKDHHSRRGLLMMVSRRRRLLDYLKRTEINRYRQLIERLGLRR
- the pnp gene encoding polyribonucleotide nucleotidyltransferase, with the translated sequence MNQITTLTRTVAGKEMTLENGRIARQAGGSVTCRVGDTMVFAAATMAPPMREGLDFFPLTVDYRESRYAAGKFPGGFFKREGRPSERETLISRCIDRPIRPLFPEGFNSEVQVLLNVISFDTENEADICAMIAAFAALEISDIPFSGGIGAVRIGCCDSQLIVNPTMKQIADGSMNLTIAGTRHSIVMVEGGAAEVSEETLLEAFDLAQSALRELIDAIDEFRRMCGKTKIEFLTPEKNAALQARVAELAAERIKEANIIPDKHERQAALDDVLQDITDRILAEKEVERQTAIQRGEISVADPEALLIYKKRIAEISVEIAAFMHDLEKEIVRRRILDEGLRSDSRRPNEIRPITCELGVIPRAHGSALFTRGQTQALVSTTLGTISDEQKIDGLTEDYFKKFMLHYNFPPYSVGEVRPLRSPGRREVGHGALAERSLTRMIPEQEAFPYTIRVVSEILESNGSSSMASVCGGTLSLMDAGVPIKSPVAGIAMGLVKEGDRYAILSDILGVEDHLGDMDFKVTGTRQGITAFQMDLKIEGVSRSIMAEALEQARQGRIHILGIMEQAIASPRERLSPYAPRIQIMTIPVDKIRDVIGPGGKMIRKIISETGAKIDIDDDGRVVIASMDEVAGNKAKEWIDYLTEEVEIGKIYKGKVTRIVNFGAFVEVLPGQEGLVHISEIGEHRINRVEDVLNEGDETEVKVIEIDDFGRINLSKRQADMELGRIPMSSGKDRGDRGGRSGGGDRGDRGGRDRGDRGDRGGRNDRGGRDRGGRGGHGDR
- a CDS encoding response regulator, which produces MKNATGLILTLLLGLIGIVAVSQILFYQSVIRQITAFGETNSEELRKREENNARNIFLSVERATAGSLERGEMAKFARLLEAQKKIEGLLEFSLYDRKGIATHSSDPYYISSRLPQELKEQLFHRPDMLLRYTNDAFEIYQPQMVVEDCIRCHTDWKKGEIGGVTYFRFSKEALKNSEKRTEAAIFNMKKATFHNSLLTIFVIVAASIYLGIRFYKINFDLSALASELDKRVKERTAELSRVNDELMISIEEQKRAEVEIRQAKEAAEKANRAKSEFLANMSHEIRTPMNGIIGLTDLTLHTNLTPKQRENLIYVKDSADSLLQIINDILDFSKIEAGKFEIHPIEFELRDMMHDTARTLAVRAHEKDLELLCHIASDAPNALVGDPVRLRQIVINLAGNAIKFTEAGEVLILVEVEESAIDHVRLHFKICDTGIGVPPERREAIFKAFEQADSSTTRKYGGTGLGLAISMQLTHKMNGQLWVESPNPLKRISSEYPGSVFHFTAQFGLSANVQPPLLPSRFDLQNLSVLIVDDNATNRIILKEMAEGWGMKPTLAEDAFFALMEMEKADALHQPFPLIITDFNMPVMDGFGLAEKIRSHPQWNNVLILMLSSTSLFLDDEKCRQFGVSSVLLKPVKQSELYNAILALFQQSEERIEWRPLYDRSAEDANFTPLRILLAEDNAINQRVAVGILADAWGHDVVTVKNGRETLDLLDKESFDLVLMDIQMPVMDGFAATAVIREREKSENKHTPIVAMTANAMKGDEERCLAAGMDGYVSKPINPQKLREAIGALFLEPQVKTGKVAPSISGVDKETNGEKIVDKETLYDWYGGDTGIIKELLEIYFTDAPAMLSEVKQSIEKNDSQALDKSAHALKGAVGAFQAAKAMDAALALERLGKENSFDGVENAFADLEREMSRLDEALKRFRQELEA
- the rbfA gene encoding 30S ribosome-binding factor RbfA, coding for MTQKKNYRIAQVNRLLQEEIADILLTEIDDERLKQITLTEVRAAKDLSHAIVFITLHKSGGREELLEAVHRASGAIRKLLNSRIRLKRIPELDFRYDDSLDRAERITRILDRLHVEIQDDIDSE
- the nusA gene encoding transcription termination factor NusA; translated protein: MSKEVLDILNRIGLERNIPIETLYDALEAALISASKKMLPPDVDVVEAELDRETGEFRIYANMEVVEVVEDENMEISLEEARQYVDDVQPGEELVIDVTPDDFGRIAAQSAKQVITQRIREAEREVIYDKYKNRAGDLVVGTVQRYEKGNVIVDLGNAEAVLSPKDHPPGERYRYGDRVKAIITEIRKSSKDAQIVLSRNTPALVVKLFEQEVAEIRDGVVSIRLVAREAGKRSKIAVLSSDNDVDPVGACVGMKGSRVQMVVQELRGERIDIIEYSDDKKRFVANSLKPANIESVELDDKNNRALLVVRDDELALAIGKNGLNAKLASELTGVEIDIVSESQIEEREAEAKRCLLAIPSINDNLLDALLTRDIFNFEDILKAGVEGLTRVDGIDKKMAEVILAETKKRIEEKENAPQKKEAVSSKEEKTGEAEPKREAIAETKESEADQPRQEASDAILEEKDKASPAVELAENSAPQEDEIINQDNQ